The following proteins are co-located in the Lentibacillus sp. JNUCC-1 genome:
- the istB gene encoding IS21-like element helper ATPase IstB, whose amino-acid sequence MDKQQRIIDLCKDLRLPSIRKIVQNEALEQPAQAFEVLLQVLEQEKADRQVRAKQNRIRTANFPQKKLLEELRVEELPEQASQKLPHLKTLDFIEEGQNVILTGSSGTGKTHIAIGLGMEACLAGYRVFYATVPSLINQLKEHRSERTLRSFELKFGKYDVVILDELGYISFDKEGAELLFSHLSLRAGRKSTIITSNLPFTKWQDMFHDPVLTAALTDRLTHKSHVVNMIGPSYRMKETEAWIKMSGNKVAQN is encoded by the coding sequence ATGGATAAACAACAACGAATTATTGATCTATGTAAAGATTTGCGCTTACCAAGCATACGAAAAATCGTTCAGAATGAAGCTTTGGAACAACCAGCTCAAGCATTTGAAGTGTTACTTCAAGTGCTTGAACAAGAAAAAGCCGACCGGCAGGTGCGGGCAAAGCAAAATCGTATCCGTACGGCTAATTTCCCACAGAAGAAGCTATTGGAGGAATTGAGAGTAGAAGAATTACCGGAACAAGCCAGTCAAAAATTACCTCATTTAAAAACACTGGATTTCATAGAGGAAGGGCAAAATGTCATTCTGACAGGTTCATCGGGCACGGGGAAGACCCATATTGCGATTGGGCTTGGAATGGAAGCATGCTTGGCAGGATACCGGGTATTCTACGCTACGGTCCCTTCCTTGATAAACCAGCTAAAGGAACATCGTTCAGAAAGAACCTTGCGCTCATTTGAGTTGAAGTTTGGGAAATATGACGTTGTTATCCTGGATGAATTAGGTTACATTTCTTTCGACAAGGAAGGTGCGGAGTTACTGTTTTCTCACCTCTCGCTACGGGCAGGTAGGAAATCAACAATTATCACCAGCAACCTGCCATTTACGAAATGGCAAGACATGTTTCATGACCCGGTATTGACGGCTGCGTTAACCGATCGTCTTACACATAAATCTCATGTCGTAAACATGATAGGGCCTTCTTACCGAATGAAGGAAACAGAAGCTTGGATCAAAATGAGTGGAAACAAAGTGGCTCAAAATTAA
- the istA gene encoding IS21 family transposase, producing the protein MMEKQKIIKSYLEGVSQRKIAEQTGKSRNTVKSYIDDYEKSRKEDVRDLPIAENIVKAPAYKKRIGKKRVLTDDIKRILRGYIKENEWKRNHYMAKQQMKMIDMHEALLDAGHAISYTTVRNFVNKEVAKSREVFIRRNCVPGYEAEFDWGEIKLEIDGEIKSYSLAVFTLAHSNYRFAKIYQSESQVCVLDVHSEFIHHIGFIPKVFTYDNMRTVVKSFVGTEKTVTDSMINLSNYYQFKIRLCEPRKGNEKGHVERSVEFIRRKAFSAIYSFTSLQEAEDHLSCTLKKINERYHHEHQVKHITLLEDEKKVARPAVMAPFDSAELVECQVNKYSTVMIKQNHYSVPEGHVGKYIKAKAGATYIKLFIDGELVAEHQRKWGVHEWQMNIYHYLSTFQKKKGAISQSECLRQAPTQIKDIYNNYYIGKEKEFIELLLYVKENNNLKRVLEAVEELSAIRFDLVTTDSILFICGQSTSTTKAFSGGDETMNQSVSNMEAYADMFNQVG; encoded by the coding sequence TTGATGGAAAAACAAAAAATAATAAAATCATACTTGGAAGGAGTAAGTCAGAGAAAGATTGCCGAACAAACGGGAAAATCTAGAAATACGGTGAAAAGTTACATTGACGATTATGAGAAGAGCAGAAAGGAAGATGTAAGGGATCTTCCAATAGCTGAGAATATTGTAAAGGCGCCTGCATATAAAAAGCGGATTGGTAAAAAGAGAGTATTAACAGATGATATAAAGCGAATTTTGCGCGGCTATATAAAGGAAAATGAATGGAAGAGAAACCACTACATGGCCAAGCAGCAAATGAAAATGATAGATATGCATGAGGCGTTGTTGGATGCCGGACACGCCATTAGTTACACAACGGTGCGAAACTTTGTTAATAAAGAAGTGGCTAAATCAAGGGAGGTGTTTATCCGGCGGAATTGTGTACCTGGTTATGAGGCGGAATTTGATTGGGGCGAAATTAAGCTTGAGATTGATGGAGAAATCAAAAGTTATTCATTAGCAGTTTTCACATTAGCTCACAGCAATTATCGCTTCGCGAAGATTTATCAATCTGAGTCTCAGGTTTGTGTACTGGATGTTCATTCGGAGTTCATTCATCATATCGGTTTTATTCCTAAGGTCTTTACCTATGATAACATGCGGACCGTTGTAAAATCTTTTGTAGGGACAGAGAAAACGGTCACAGATAGCATGATTAATCTTTCCAATTACTATCAGTTTAAAATTCGTTTGTGTGAGCCACGGAAAGGCAATGAGAAAGGACATGTGGAACGGAGTGTAGAGTTTATACGGAGAAAAGCATTCTCAGCAATCTATTCATTTACGAGTTTACAAGAGGCGGAAGATCACCTCTCCTGTACACTTAAAAAGATCAATGAACGGTATCATCATGAACATCAAGTAAAGCATATAACGCTATTGGAAGATGAAAAGAAAGTCGCAAGACCTGCTGTTATGGCACCATTTGATAGCGCGGAGTTGGTTGAATGTCAGGTGAATAAATATAGCACAGTGATGATTAAGCAAAATCATTATTCTGTGCCGGAGGGGCACGTTGGGAAATACATCAAGGCAAAGGCCGGTGCCACGTATATTAAGTTGTTTATTGATGGAGAGCTTGTAGCTGAGCATCAACGAAAATGGGGTGTGCATGAATGGCAAATGAATATTTATCACTATCTGAGTACCTTCCAAAAGAAAAAAGGTGCCATATCCCAAAGTGAATGTTTGAGACAGGCACCAACCCAAATAAAAGATATCTACAACAATTATTATATAGGAAAAGAGAAAGAATTCATAGAGCTGCTTCTTTACGTGAAAGAAAACAATAATCTGAAACGGGTCCTTGAAGCCGTAGAAGAACTAAGTGCCATCCGATTTGATCTCGTCACGACGGACAGCATCCTGTTTATTTGCGGACAATCCACGTCTACGACCAAAGCGTTCTCCGGTGGAGATGAAACCATGAATCAGTCTGTGAGCAACATGGAGGCATACGCAGACATGTTTAATCAAGTCGGATAA
- the istA gene encoding IS21 family transposase, with protein sequence MIKYREILRLHAQEVSQRGIASSCAHSRNTISEVLKRAKKHGISWPLEQDMSDQELQELLYPEKSAESGFRRMPDVEHVHKELAKSGVTLSLLWDEYCISCRSNKEIPYSYRQFCRFYHKYATKTKATMRIKRKPGELLEVDWAGQKMYIKDNVTGEDIPAYIFVATLPCSQYAYVEAFLSMGIENWIKAHIHAFQFYGGVTRIVVPDNLKTGVVKASRSEPIINRVYQEMAEHYNTTIIPARVRHPKDKPSAEGTVGNVSTWIIASLRNQKFFSITELNQAIQEKLMELNTKPFQKKKGNRQTAFLEEEKFALMPLPVSQYEIATWKKATVQYDYHIHLDQMYYSVPYDYISHQVDVRQTGSIVEVFFKNFRIASHKRLNGEAGQTSTNADHMPDKHKQFINYNQDYVLEWAGASGSHILTTVKSILASYKTEKQGLKSCLGLMKLADKHSIVYGNLKVSHHRS encoded by the coding sequence GTGATTAAATATCGCGAAATTTTACGGCTTCATGCCCAGGAGGTGAGCCAAAGAGGGATTGCCTCAAGTTGTGCACATTCAAGAAACACCATCAGCGAGGTCTTGAAAAGAGCAAAAAAGCATGGGATTTCTTGGCCTCTTGAGCAGGATATGTCGGACCAAGAACTTCAAGAGCTTCTATACCCTGAAAAAAGCGCTGAATCTGGATTTAGAAGAATGCCTGACGTAGAACATGTTCATAAAGAACTGGCCAAAAGTGGTGTGACACTCTCGCTCTTATGGGACGAATACTGTATAAGTTGTAGATCAAATAAAGAAATCCCATACAGCTATCGTCAATTCTGTCGCTTCTATCATAAGTATGCAACTAAAACAAAGGCTACCATGAGAATCAAACGTAAGCCTGGAGAGCTTTTGGAGGTTGATTGGGCTGGTCAAAAGATGTATATCAAAGATAACGTCACAGGGGAAGATATTCCAGCATATATATTCGTCGCAACCTTGCCATGCAGCCAATACGCATACGTAGAAGCTTTCCTGTCCATGGGGATTGAGAATTGGATAAAAGCTCATATTCACGCATTTCAGTTCTACGGGGGCGTCACTAGAATTGTAGTGCCTGATAACCTTAAAACGGGTGTGGTAAAAGCTTCGCGGTCGGAGCCGATTATAAACCGCGTTTATCAGGAAATGGCGGAACATTACAATACAACTATTATTCCAGCCAGAGTTCGGCATCCGAAGGATAAACCAAGTGCAGAAGGCACAGTGGGAAACGTTTCAACCTGGATTATTGCATCCCTTCGGAATCAAAAATTCTTCTCCATTACGGAGTTGAATCAAGCAATTCAGGAAAAATTAATGGAGTTAAATACAAAACCTTTTCAAAAAAAGAAAGGAAACAGACAAACGGCCTTTTTGGAAGAAGAAAAATTTGCGTTGATGCCTTTGCCTGTTTCCCAATATGAGATTGCCACTTGGAAGAAGGCAACCGTACAGTATGATTATCACATACATTTAGATCAAATGTATTATTCTGTGCCCTATGATTATATCAGTCATCAGGTAGATGTGCGACAAACCGGAAGCATCGTGGAAGTCTTTTTTAAGAACTTCAGAATTGCCTCTCATAAACGGTTAAACGGTGAGGCTGGACAAACTTCAACAAATGCGGACCATATGCCTGATAAGCATAAACAGTTTATTAACTACAATCAAGACTACGTACTTGAATGGGCTGGAGCCTCAGGCAGCCATATTTTAACGACTGTTAAAAGTATACTGGCATCCTATAAGACTGAGAAGCAAGGACTGAAGTCCTGCCTTGGGTTAATGAAACTAGCTGATAAGCATTCTATTGTATATGGTAACTTAAAAGTGAGCCACCATCGCAGTTGA
- a CDS encoding GntR family transcriptional regulator, protein MALDYISSIPLHVQLKEAIEEKVLAGQYTDQIPSERELMDEYYVSRSTVRQSISQLVQEGVLEKRRGKGTFVAIKPINDWLGSLSSTYEIIERMGMKPGAQVIESKILSPGPELQPFVKMAKVYHIARLRYANRIPIGIERHYYPVEIGEQLARFDLKDVSLYTLLETEMGVITSEADQIITSTPLTGDDAALLKLPEHTGVLNAKRTITDMDGKFVEFENAYYRADMYSFHIKLSRKGN, encoded by the coding sequence ATGGCACTTGATTATATCAGTTCAATCCCTTTGCACGTGCAATTGAAAGAGGCGATTGAAGAGAAGGTTCTAGCTGGACAGTATACAGATCAGATCCCGAGTGAACGTGAACTGATGGACGAGTATTATGTGAGTCGTAGTACGGTGAGGCAAAGCATTTCACAGCTCGTTCAGGAAGGGGTTTTGGAAAAGAGGCGGGGCAAAGGGACGTTTGTCGCCATTAAGCCGATTAATGATTGGCTGGGGAGTCTTAGCAGTACCTATGAAATCATCGAACGGATGGGTATGAAGCCCGGTGCGCAAGTGATTGAATCTAAGATTCTTTCACCTGGCCCAGAGCTTCAACCTTTCGTTAAAATGGCGAAAGTCTATCATATTGCACGACTTCGTTATGCCAACCGTATTCCGATTGGCATTGAACGCCATTATTATCCGGTGGAAATTGGAGAGCAGCTTGCCCGGTTTGATCTGAAGGATGTGTCCCTGTATACCCTTTTGGAAACCGAAATGGGTGTCATTACATCTGAAGCAGATCAGATCATTACATCAACTCCGCTTACGGGGGATGACGCTGCCTTGCTTAAATTGCCAGAGCATACCGGTGTTTTGAACGCAAAGCGTACGATTACCGATATGGATGGCAAGTTTGTTGAATTTGAAAATGCGTATTATCGTGCAGATATGTATTCATTTCATATTAAGCTTTCCAGAAAAGGGAACTAG
- a CDS encoding GDP-mannose 4,6-dehydratase translates to MNDITIDATKTYLITGASGFIGFYLTKSLLDKGCRVIGIDNMNDYYDMNLKLARLEQLKLYEQFTFAKEDISDKDILVKIFNEYQPHIVVNLAAQAGVRYSIENPDVYIQSNLIGFYNILEACRDYPVDHLVYASSSSVYGANKKVPFEETDFVDNPVSLYASTKKSNELMAHTYSHLYDIPATGLRFFTVYGPMGRPDMAYFGFTDKFFADEPIKIFNNGDFENDLYRDFTYIDDIVKGVERLLGTPPNNEKGAPHRVFNIGNNSPEKLMTFIGALEKALSIALGREVEFNKLYEPIKPGDVPATYASTDRLYEAIGFKPQTTIEEGLQKFADWYVKYYHVK, encoded by the coding sequence ATGAATGATATTACTATTGACGCAACCAAAACATATTTAATCACAGGAGCATCTGGTTTTATAGGCTTTTACCTAACTAAAAGCCTACTTGATAAAGGATGCCGTGTAATCGGAATTGATAACATGAATGATTATTATGATATGAATCTGAAATTAGCACGATTGGAACAGCTAAAATTATATGAGCAATTTACATTTGCCAAAGAAGATATATCGGATAAAGATATTTTAGTGAAAATCTTTAATGAGTATCAACCTCATATTGTTGTAAACTTAGCTGCTCAGGCGGGTGTTCGCTATTCTATCGAAAACCCCGATGTCTATATCCAGAGCAATCTTATAGGTTTTTATAACATTCTAGAGGCATGCCGTGATTACCCAGTTGACCATCTTGTATATGCATCCTCTAGTTCTGTTTATGGGGCCAATAAAAAAGTACCTTTTGAGGAGACGGACTTTGTGGACAATCCTGTATCATTATATGCCTCTACAAAGAAGTCAAATGAATTAATGGCTCATACATATAGTCATTTATACGATATCCCCGCAACTGGTCTACGTTTCTTTACCGTTTACGGGCCGATGGGACGCCCAGATATGGCCTACTTTGGATTCACAGACAAGTTTTTTGCTGATGAGCCGATAAAGATATTTAACAATGGTGATTTTGAGAACGATCTGTATCGCGATTTTACATATATTGATGATATCGTTAAAGGGGTGGAACGACTTTTGGGGACTCCGCCTAACAATGAGAAGGGTGCTCCACATCGAGTATTTAATATCGGCAATAACAGCCCAGAGAAGCTTATGACATTTATCGGTGCCTTGGAAAAAGCTTTAAGCATCGCCCTTGGACGTGAAGTTGAATTTAATAAACTGTATGAACCAATCAAACCAGGTGATGTACCGGCTACATATGCTTCAACTGATCGATTGTATGAAGCAATTGGTTTCAAACCCCAAACCACGATTGAAGAAGGACTTCAGAAATTTGCTGACTGGTACGTTAAGTATTATCATGTGAAGTAA
- a CDS encoding lipopolysaccharide biosynthesis protein: MKREKRLIINTIILGIGNVLPKSISFLILPILTAFLTKAEYGTYDLVLTSVSLVVPTFSLLIEQAVFRFLLDARTEKKKKKIITNSALYVFASSIILFIISILILSFLRIETQVLISLFIVVNLYYRYAIQTCRGLGLLKKYSMSSLINSLMKLTLIYFLVKQIPLGLTGVLIALVLSVFLGTIYAIISSGIIKMFSFKMFDMRYIKVLIAYSAPLLPNSLSWWVINISDRWIITAFLNVEMTGIFAVANKIPSVFNLLYNNFNLAWQESASVNSKDKDIKDYYTNIFDNLFNILVGMLLLLVTLSPVLFNIFIDESYFSAFYQMPILFLAMFFNSLSAYYGGIYVAFKKTKSISVSSLIAAFINVIFNIALISHIGLYAASISTLLSYLILTIYRAVDLQKQIMIKYNFVKILFSLLLVVIVATINYINEAHLHIVNFIVAIVIATLLNKNLIRQILHRIIINIKK; this comes from the coding sequence ATGAAGAGAGAAAAACGACTTATTATTAATACAATTATATTAGGCATTGGTAATGTTTTACCTAAATCTATTTCTTTTTTGATATTGCCGATTTTAACGGCTTTTTTAACTAAAGCTGAATACGGTACGTATGATTTAGTATTAACAAGTGTATCTTTAGTAGTCCCTACATTTTCTTTATTAATCGAACAGGCAGTTTTTAGGTTTTTACTTGACGCTAGAACTGAAAAAAAGAAAAAGAAGATAATTACAAACTCCGCATTATATGTCTTCGCATCTTCTATTATTCTTTTTATTATAAGTATATTAATACTGTCTTTCCTACGAATAGAAACTCAAGTGTTAATAAGCTTATTCATTGTAGTTAATTTGTACTATAGATACGCAATCCAGACTTGCAGAGGTTTGGGGCTATTAAAAAAATATTCAATGTCAAGTTTAATTAATTCCTTAATGAAGCTTACGTTAATTTACTTTCTTGTAAAACAAATCCCTTTAGGATTAACTGGGGTGTTAATAGCTCTAGTGTTATCTGTTTTTTTGGGTACAATATATGCAATAATTAGTAGTGGAATAATAAAAATGTTTTCTTTCAAGATGTTTGATATGAGATATATTAAAGTGTTAATTGCTTACTCTGCGCCCCTGTTACCTAATTCATTATCATGGTGGGTTATTAATATATCTGATCGTTGGATAATAACAGCTTTTCTAAATGTAGAGATGACTGGTATATTTGCTGTTGCAAATAAAATACCTAGCGTTTTTAATCTATTATATAATAATTTCAACCTTGCCTGGCAAGAATCTGCTTCAGTCAATTCTAAAGATAAAGATATTAAGGATTACTACACAAATATCTTTGATAATTTGTTTAATATTTTAGTTGGCATGTTATTGTTACTAGTAACTCTTTCCCCAGTTTTGTTTAATATTTTTATTGATGAATCTTATTTCTCAGCGTTCTACCAAATGCCAATATTGTTTCTTGCAATGTTTTTTAATAGTCTTTCAGCATATTATGGTGGAATTTATGTTGCATTCAAAAAAACAAAGAGTATAAGTGTTTCTTCATTAATTGCGGCATTTATAAATGTGATATTTAATATTGCATTAATATCACATATAGGCTTGTATGCTGCTTCTATTTCTACGTTATTATCTTATTTAATTCTAACTATATATAGAGCTGTTGATCTACAGAAGCAAATTATGATCAAATATAATTTTGTTAAAATATTATTTTCATTGTTATTAGTTGTGATCGTTGCAACTATAAATTATATAAACGAAGCGCACCTCCATATAGTTAACTTTATTGTAGCTATCGTTATCGCAACTTTACTTAATAAGAATTTGATACGGCAAATACTGCATAGAATCATAATAAATATCAAAAAATAA
- a CDS encoding polysaccharide pyruvyl transferase family protein gives MKKIGITNVINTGCPTMWQLTADHCKYIPVKKAENVVFTITDYRKDEQNDKQMVDILERNYKKIYAWVQGSNDLEYILSLSNKIEIVDPTLEAYDKLLDSDLDLDYVGTRLHAGIRALQKKRRSIIIGIDNRALEKQRDFNINVINRNEINSLDTYLNKEISTEIKLDVKAIEDWKAQFVK, from the coding sequence ATTAAAAAAATAGGAATAACAAATGTCATAAATACCGGCTGTCCAACAATGTGGCAGTTAACTGCTGATCATTGTAAATATATACCTGTCAAAAAAGCGGAGAATGTGGTTTTTACAATTACTGATTATCGTAAAGATGAACAAAATGATAAACAAATGGTAGATATACTAGAAAGAAACTATAAAAAAATATATGCATGGGTACAAGGATCAAACGATCTTGAGTATATACTTTCACTGAGCAATAAAATAGAAATTGTTGACCCTACCTTAGAAGCATACGATAAATTGCTCGATTCCGATCTTGATTTAGATTATGTAGGCACTAGATTACATGCTGGTATTAGAGCCCTTCAAAAAAAACGTCGAAGTATCATTATCGGAATTGACAATAGAGCACTTGAAAAACAACGTGATTTTAATATTAATGTAATAAATAGAAACGAAATTAATAGTTTGGATACTTATCTCAATAAGGAAATTTCTACTGAAATTAAACTTGATGTCAAAGCTATTGAAGACTGGAAAGCCCAGTTTGTTAAGTAA
- a CDS encoding glycosyltransferase family 1 protein: protein MIRVLHVVSSMGRGGIETFIMNIYRKIDRSKVQFDFLVHTQEKCAYDTEIRSLGGRIFSITPRKHGMLENRKDLNNFFKEHKEYKIVHQHLSSLTYIEPLKLAKKHNVPIRIVHSHNTMQGGIFIHKYIHKFNKRFIGSIATHYFACSRLAAKWLYPKKQYNNNNYQIINNAIDTERFVYNEEIRRVKREELGIEDSFTLGHVGRFTHQKNHELLIDIFKNIHDRCENTKLILVGDGELRKSIEEKVQKLHLKDKVIFTGVRSDIPELLQAMDVFVMPSYHEGLPVTVVEAQASGVPCVLSTNITQEIEILNIVEWCNLTDDLSTWTNSILNFKKINHRNNKKNEIIKAGYDVNDLAKRLEKIYHQVLIYRGG from the coding sequence ATGATCAGAGTTCTACATGTTGTTTCAAGTATGGGGAGAGGTGGAATAGAAACCTTTATAATGAATATTTATCGGAAAATTGATAGAAGTAAAGTTCAGTTCGACTTCCTTGTACATACTCAAGAAAAATGTGCTTATGACACAGAAATTCGAAGCTTAGGTGGTAGAATTTTTAGTATAACTCCAAGAAAACATGGGATGCTAGAAAATCGAAAAGACCTTAATAACTTTTTTAAAGAACATAAAGAATATAAGATTGTTCATCAACATTTAAGTTCGTTAACCTACATCGAGCCGCTTAAGTTGGCGAAAAAACACAATGTCCCAATTCGCATTGTACACAGTCATAATACCATGCAAGGTGGAATCTTCATTCATAAGTATATTCATAAATTTAATAAAAGGTTTATCGGATCAATTGCCACTCATTATTTTGCTTGTTCTCGGTTAGCTGCTAAATGGCTTTATCCAAAAAAACAATATAATAATAATAACTATCAAATCATAAATAATGCTATTGATACAGAGAGATTTGTTTATAACGAAGAAATTAGAAGGGTGAAAAGGGAGGAGTTGGGAATTGAAGACTCCTTCACACTAGGACATGTTGGGCGCTTTACACATCAAAAGAATCATGAGCTCTTAATTGATATTTTCAAAAATATTCACGACAGATGTGAAAATACTAAATTAATCTTAGTAGGTGATGGGGAGCTAAGAAAATCTATTGAAGAAAAAGTGCAGAAACTTCACTTGAAAGATAAAGTTATTTTCACAGGTGTAAGATCGGATATTCCGGAGTTGTTACAAGCAATGGATGTATTTGTAATGCCATCATATCATGAAGGATTGCCTGTAACGGTAGTTGAAGCTCAAGCATCTGGGGTGCCATGTGTTCTATCAACAAATATCACACAAGAAATTGAAATATTAAATATTGTTGAATGGTGCAATTTAACTGATGATCTTTCAACTTGGACAAACAGTATATTAAACTTCAAGAAAATAAATCATCGAAATAACAAGAAAAATGAGATAATAAAAGCAGGTTATGACGTCAATGATCTTGCTAAAAGATTAGAAAAAATTTATCATCAAGTATTGATCTATCGAGGAGGGTAA
- a CDS encoding ISL3 family transposase, which translates to MQDFQERYDVFQSALEIPEPWYVFHHELAKEENTLHIYIEYRSGAEFSCPNCGKSGCKVHDTLDQDRTWRHLDFWQYQTLLRARMPRVKCDACGKIRTVHIEWARSGAGFSFLFEQHLLSLMIEMPVAAVARKVGEHDTRLWRVFNYYVNKAMEDMDISELKRVAMDETSRAKGHKYITLFIDMDTKRLIFATKGKGADVLQDFCLHLDHKGVSRSQIEDICCDMSPSFISGIEKNFPNASITFDKFHVMKLVNEALDQVRREEQATQPELKNSRYVWLKNQGNLTKKQEAQFQKLKDMDLKTGRAYRMKLSLQNMWTRSYIISKLYFNEWYNWATRSQLKPMIDAAKSLKRHQDGILRWFESKMTNGLIEGTNSLIQAAKRKARGYRTAENFIAMAYATVNKLDLIKQS; encoded by the coding sequence ATGCAAGATTTTCAAGAGCGGTATGATGTGTTTCAGTCAGCACTGGAAATACCTGAACCATGGTACGTATTTCATCATGAACTGGCCAAAGAAGAAAACACGTTGCACATTTATATTGAATATAGGTCAGGGGCCGAATTTTCCTGCCCCAACTGCGGTAAATCTGGATGTAAAGTTCATGATACCCTGGATCAAGATCGGACATGGAGACACCTTGATTTCTGGCAGTATCAAACCCTGCTTCGGGCAAGAATGCCACGAGTAAAGTGCGATGCTTGTGGTAAAATACGGACAGTGCACATTGAATGGGCACGCTCTGGTGCGGGATTTTCCTTTCTTTTTGAACAACATCTTTTATCGTTAATGATTGAGATGCCTGTTGCCGCAGTCGCTCGTAAAGTTGGTGAACATGATACTCGCCTTTGGCGTGTGTTTAATTATTATGTCAATAAAGCAATGGAAGACATGGATATATCGGAATTAAAACGCGTTGCCATGGATGAAACGTCTCGCGCCAAAGGGCATAAATATATCACGCTTTTTATTGATATGGACACAAAACGCTTGATATTTGCCACCAAAGGAAAAGGCGCGGACGTTCTACAGGATTTCTGCCTCCATCTTGATCATAAAGGGGTCTCACGCTCCCAAATTGAGGATATCTGTTGTGATATGTCTCCATCATTTATATCAGGTATTGAAAAGAACTTCCCAAATGCTTCAATTACTTTCGATAAATTTCATGTAATGAAATTGGTCAATGAAGCGTTGGATCAAGTACGTAGAGAAGAACAAGCAACACAACCGGAACTCAAAAATTCACGCTACGTATGGTTGAAAAACCAGGGAAATCTAACTAAAAAGCAGGAAGCTCAATTTCAAAAACTCAAGGACATGGACTTAAAAACAGGACGCGCATACCGCATGAAGTTATCGCTTCAAAACATGTGGACACGGTCTTACATTATTTCCAAACTCTACTTTAACGAATGGTACAATTGGGCAACACGTTCCCAACTTAAACCAATGATTGATGCCGCCAAATCTTTAAAGAGGCACCAGGATGGTATCTTAAGGTGGTTCGAAAGTAAGATGACCAACGGTCTGATTGAAGGGACTAACAGTCTGATTCAAGCGGCCAAAAGAAAAGCCCGAGGTTATCGTACAGCCGAGAATTTTATTGCCATGGCATATGCGACAGTCAATAAGCTGGATTTGATCAAACAATCATGA